CCCTTTTCTTGCCGCACCCCGGGCTTTACGCTAGACCTTGCCTCACACGTCCGCCCCGGCCATCCCGGCCGGGCGGGGACGCGACAAGGACGACGCCATGGCCACCTGGAAAATCCACCCCATCGTCATGGGCACCAAGCGTTTCGACAAGGGCATGATGACCTACCAGCAGGGATACGGCACGCCGTATGTCATCCCCATTTATTGCTGGTACCTGGAGGGCGGGGACAAAAAAGTCCTGGTGGACACGGGCGAGATGATGCCCGTGATCACCGACGACCGGGAGAAGGCCATCGGGGGAAAGATCTACACCTTCGCGGAGGGATTGGCCCGCTTCGGCCTGACCCCGGAAGACATCGACGTGGTCATCCACACCCACCTGCACAACGACCATTGCGAAAACGACGCCGCGTGCGTGAACGCCCGGTTTTACGTGCACGAGAAGGAACTTGAGCACGTCCACAATCCCCATCCCCTGGATTTCCGGTATCTGGAGGACTACATCCTGGATGTGGAGGAGAACGGGCAGATCGAGGTGGTCACCGGCGACCGGGAAATCCTGCCCGGCATCCGGGTCATGCACACCCCGGCCCATACCGAGGGGGGACTGACGGTCTTTGTGGACACGAAAAGGGGCACGGCGGCCATCACCGGCTTTTGCACCATACTTGAGAATTTTTATCCTCCCAAGGAGGTGCGGGCCATGGAGATGGAGGTCATCCCCCCGGGAACCCACGTCAACGCCTATGCAGCCTATGACATCGTAAAAAAGGTCCGCGACGGCGCGGACATCATCCTGCCCCTGCACGAGCCGTCGTTTGCGGCCGTGGAAACCATCTGAGGAGCCCTCCATGCCCCTGACCCGCAGCATGTTGCTTTTCGCCGTGGCCCTGGCCCTTGCCGCACTTTTGGGCGGACCCGCAGCCAGTCCGGCCGCCGAACAGGGCCGTTTCGTCATCGACGACGACGGGCACGACCTGCGGGCCTCCGCCAGCGCCAAGGCCGCCTCCCTGGGCGGGGTGTCCCGGGGGGAGATCGTCACGGTGCTGTCGCGCCAGGGCGGCTTTAGCAACGTGCGCACCGAGGACGGCCGCACGGGCTGGGTTCCGGACAAGGTGGTGCGGGGCGAGGCCGCCTATCTGGCCGACCCGCGCAATCGGGAACTGGTCCTGTGCCCGAAGGAGATGGTCCGGACCTTCCCCCTGAAGCCGACCGGGCATGAGGGCGCCGCCACCCTGGTCTTGCGCGACGTGCCGTCGCTTTTGGGCGGCGACGCCCAGGCCGCCCTGACCGACGCCTCGGGCAAGGCCCTCTGGCAGGGGCCGACCCAGGGGGCGGGCGGCGACCCCACGGTCTTTTTCTGCCGGGACTTCGGCTTCTACTGGCCCCAGGCCGCAGGCGACCTGGACGGCGACGGCCGCATCGAGATCCTGGCCCAAGACCCCCAGTCCGATGTCTCGGTCAGCTCCTACACCCTGATCCGCTTCTCCCGCGAGTTGGTCCCTTCGGTGGCCTTTTCCGGACGCGGCCTGGTGGAGACGCCCCTGGGATCGGGACGATTTTTGTGGACTGATCCGGACTTTCCCTCCCAAAACGTGCGGTGGATCATGAACGTGGCCACCGTGGCCGCCGACGGCACCATGACCGTCCCGGTCTATGAATATGCCGGGCTGGCGGGCTCCGAGCTGCGCACCGGCACGGCCAAGGTGCGCCTGGAGGCCGACGGGGCCGTCCTGGTCTCCTGGGTCAAACCCCTGGCCAAGCCCGCCGACTGATTCCCGCTTTACCGGGCCTGGCCGCGCCGGGGCGCGTCCGGTCAGACCCGGTGGCTGTCGCCTGCGGCCCGATGCGGCCACAGCCTCGGCTCTTGACAGGACCGCCATCCATGCATAGATACCGCCTTTCTCGCTGTAAACAGGTAGCAAGCTCATTATTGAGGCTGCATGTATCCGCTCACCCCTGGTGATCCCCGAGGTTTCCCCATGACTGCTCCCACGTTCCGCGCCATCGGCGCCGCCTGTGTCCTGTTTTCCGTGTCTCTGTTCCTTCTGGCCGGCTGCGGCAACGACAGCACCGCCCAGGAGCATGCCGGAGGGGGCATGCCGCCCCCAGAGGTGGCGACCGTGACCATGACCCGGGGGGATCTGCCCTTGGGAATGGAATACATGGGGCAGACGGCCGGTTCCCGGGAGGTCGAAGTCCGGGCCCGGGTGGGCGGCATCCTCCTGCGCCGGGCCTATGTGGAAGGCGGCCCGGTCAAGCAGGGCGATCTGCTGTTTGAGATCGACCCGGCCCCCTTCCAGGCCACCCTGGAACAGGCCCAGGGCCGTCTGGCCCAGGCCGAGGCCAAGCTGTCCCAGGCCAAGCGCGACCTGGCCCGCATGGAACAGCTTTTCAAGGGCGACGTGGTCAGCCAGAAAGACCGCGACGACGCCATGACCGCCTTTGAGACGGGCACGGCCGATGTGGACTCGGCCAAGGCGGCCGTCAAGGAGGCCAGGATCAACCTGGGCTACACCAAGGTGGAGGCCCCCATCTCCGGCCTGACCAGCAAGGAGGCCCGTTCCGAGGGCAGCCTGGTGGTGGCCTCGGCCGAATCCAGCCTTCTGACCACCATCTCCCGGGTCGATCCCATCTATGTCAATTTCTCCATCCCCGGCCCGGAGACCATGGAGTTCCGCAGCCTGCGCGAAAAGGGGCGGATCGCCTTCGCCGACGGATGGGATTTCCAGGCCAGGCTGGTCATGTCCGACGGCCGCGTGCTGCCGAGCCCCGGCCGCATCAACTTCACCGACACCCAGGTGGACACCACCACCGGCGTGGTCAAGTTCCGGGCCGAATTTCCCAATCCCGAGGGCACGGTCATGCCCGGGCAGTTCGTGCGGGTGCGCCTGGACGGGGCGGCCCTCAAGGACGCGCTGCTCGTGCCCCAGGGCGCGGTCCTGACCACCCAGCAGGGAACCATGGTCTGGGTGGTGGATGACAAGGGCGTGGTGTCCCCCCGCCCCGTGGTCCTTGGCCGCACCGAGGGCAACGGCTATCTCGTGGAAAAGGGTCTGGAGGCGGGCGACCGGGTGATTTCAGAAGGCATCATCAAGGTCCGCCCGGGCATGACAGTGACCCTGCGCGGGGACGCCCCGGCCGCAGCGCCCCAGGCGGCAGCGCCCCAGGCCCCGGCCAAGGCGGGCGAGGCCCAGGCCGCCCCGGCGCCCAAGGCGGAGGCCGCACAATGATTTCGCGTTTTTTCTTAAATCGCCCCATCTTCTCCACAGTCATCTCCCTGGTCATCACCCTGGCCGGGCTGGTGGCCTTGAAGGTGTTGCCCATCGCCCAGTACCCGGACATCATCCCGCCCGAAGTGGCCGTGGCCACCAACTATCCCGGGGCCAGCCCCGAGGTCATCGCGGCCACCGTGGCCGCCCCCCTGGAGCAGCAGATCAACGGCGTGGACGACATGCTGTACATGAAGTCCACCAGCGCCGGCGACGGCTCCATGACCATCTCCGTGACCTTCGCCGTGGGCACCAACCCCGACCAGGCCACCATCAACGTCAACAACCGGGTCCAGTCCGCCCTGACCAGCCTGCCCGAGGAGGTGCGCCGCCAGGGCGTCACCGTCACCAAGCAGTCCTCCAGCATGCTCATGGTCATGTCCATGGACTCCCCCTCCGGCCGCTACGACGCCATCTACCTCAGCAACTACGCCCTGGTGAACGTGCTCGACGAGCTCAAGCGCCTCCCGGGCGTGGGCGACGCCCAGATATTCGGGGCCAAGGACTATTCCATGCGGGTCTGGCTGCGGCCCGACAAGCTGGCCCAGTTGCGCCTGACCCCGGGCGACGTGGCTGCGGCCATCTCCGAGCAGAACGCCCAGTTCGCGGCCGGGCGCATCGGCCAGGAACCGGTGCTGGAGCATGTGGACATCAACTACATGGTCACCACCCAGGGACGCCTGACCACAGCCGAGGAATTCGAGAACATCATCGTGCGCGCCGAACCCGACGGCTCCGTGCTGCGCGTCAAGGACATCGCCCGGGTGGAGCTTGGGGCCAAGGACTACGGCTTCACGGGCAAGCGTTTCGGCAAACCGGCCGTGCCTCTGGGCGTGTTCCTGGCCCCCGGGGCCAACGCCCTGGACACCGCCGACCGGGTCAAGGCCAAGATGGACGAGTTGTCCACGCGCTTTCCCGAGGGCGTCGCCTACGCCATCCCCTATGACACCACCACCTTCGTGCGGGTGTCCATCACCGAGGTGGTGCATACCCTGGTTGAGGCCATGATCCTGGTCTTTTTGGTGGTCTACCTCTTCTTGCAGAATTTCAGGGCCACGCTCATCCCCTGCCTGGCCGTGCCGGTATCCATCATCGGCACCTTTGCCGGCATGTACGCCCTGGGGTTCACCATCAACACCCTGACGCTCTTCGGCATGGTGCTGGCCATCGGCATCGTGGTGGACGACGCCATCGTGGTTTTGGAAAACGTGGAGCGCATCATGCGCACCCGGGGGCTTGGGCCCAAAGAGGCCACGGCCCGGGCCATGGAGCAGGTCACGGGGCCGGTCATCGCCATCGTGCTGGTCTTGTGCGCCGTGTTCGTGCCCGTGGCCTTCCTGGGGGGCCTGACCGGCGAAATGTACAAGCAGTTCGCCATCACCATCGCCGTGTCCGTGACCATCTCGGGGCTGGTGGCCCTGACGCTCACCCCGTCCTTGTGCGCCCTTTTGCTCAAACCCGGCCACCAGGAGCCCAACCGGGTCTTTCGGGCCTTCAACACCCTGTTTGACCGCATCACCGACGGCTACACCACCGGGGTGCGCTTCCTCATCCGCCGGACCTCCGTGGCCCTGATCCTTTTCGCGGTCCTGTGCGGCGGGACGTACTGGCTTTTTTCCCACGTCCCCAGCGGCCTTCTGCCCGACGAGGACCAGGGCTACATCCTGGCCCTGACCGTGCTGCCCGACGGCGCGTCCCTGGGCAACACCTTGGCCGTCACCGACGCCCTGGACGCCATGCACATGGCCGATCCCGACATCAAGGAGGTCATGACCTTCGCCGGATACGACCTGATAAGCGGCGCCAGCCGGTCCAATTACGGCACCACGTTTCTGCCCATGAAGGACTGGAGCGAGCGCACGAAGCCGGGCCAAAGCTCGTTTGACCTGGTCAAGCGGGTCTTCGGCCGGGGCATGACCCAGCCCAAGGGCCTGGCCCTGGCGTTCAACCCGCCGCCCATCTCGGGCATGAGCAGCACCGGCGGGTTCGAGGCCTTTGTGCAGAGCCGGGGCGAAGGCACGTCCAAGGATCTGGCGGCCATGACCGAAAAGGTCATCGCCGCAGCGGGCAAGCGCCCGGAGCTTGGCCGGGTGTCCACCACCTTCGGGGCCAACGTGCCCCAGATCAAGGTGACCCTGGACCGCCAGAAGGCCAAGGCCATGGGCGTTTCCGTGGACGATGTCTTTTCGGTCATGCAGTCCACGTTCGGATCTTACTACGTCAACGATTTCAACAAATACGGCCGCACCTTCCGGGTCATGCTGCAATCCGAGGCCAACTTCCGGGACCGCCCCGAGGATCTGCGCGACATCTTCGTGCGCACCCAGAAGGGCGAGATGATTCCGCTTACGGCCCTGGTCACGGTGGAGCAGTCCAGCGGCCCGGAGGTCATGGAGCGCTACAACGTGTTCCCGGCGGCCAAGCTCATGGGCGACCCGGCCCCGGGCTACAGCTCGGGCCAGGCCCTGGACGCCATGGAGGCCGCCGCCAAGGAGGCCCTGCCCTCGGACTACGCCCTGGCCTGGACCGGCTCGTCCTACCAGGAGCGGGCCATGGCCGGAACGTCCACCCTGGTGTTCGCCCTGGCCATCGTCATGGTCTTTCTCATCCTGGCCGCCCAGTACGAACGCTGGTCCCTGCCCCTGGCCGTCATCCTGGCCGTGCCCTTCGCCCTGTTCGGGGCCATCCTGGCCACCTGGGGACGCGGGCTGTCCAACGACATCTATTTCCAGGTCGCCCTGGTGACGCTCATCGGCCTGGCGGCCAAAAACGCCATCCTCATCGTGGAGTTCGCGGTCCTGCGCATGAAGCAGGGCATGTCCCTGGCCGATGCAGCCGTTGAGGCGGCGAAACTGCGCTTTAGGCCCATCATCATGACCTCCCTGGCCTTCGTCCTGGGCTGCCTGCCCCTGGCCATCAGCTCCGGCGCAGGTGCGGCCAGCCGCCACGCCATCGGCACCGGGGTCATCGGCGGCATGCTCGGGGCCACGTTCATCGCGCCCTTTTTCATCCCGGTCTTTTTCAAGCTCATCATGCAGCTCGGCGGCCTTTTCCGCCGAAGCCGCCCGCAGACCTCCGACAATGCGGGGGCATCGTGAGCGCGGCGGGCGGCGGCCCGGGCACGCCCCTGCCCGGCCCCCCGTGCGGCCAGACGACCGCCGGGAAAGGCGACATCATCGACCTTCCGGTCTGCACCGCCCACACCCCGGATGAGCACTTCGCCCTCACCCTGCACGAGGTGGCCCGCGGCTGGCGGGCGAAGATCGACGAACAGTTCCGGCCCATGGGCCTGTCCAGCGCCTCCTGGAGCGTGATCTTCACCCTGGCCACGGCGGAGCGTCCCTTGTCGCAGCGGGAGATCGCCGACCGCATCTTTGTGGAGAGCCCCACGGTGGTGCGCCTTTTGGACCGGCTGGAAAAGCTGGGCTGGGTGCGCCGCGAGCCTTCGCCCCAGGACCGGCGTCGCAACCTCGTACGCCTGACCGCAAAGATCCTGGAGCACCACGACACCATGCACGCCATGGCCGAACGCGTGCATCGGGAGGCCCTGGCGGGCATCCCCGCAGACAAGCTGGCCGTGACCTTGGAGGTGCTGGAGACGCTCCGCTCCCGGCTGTGCACCTGATCGCCCCCCCGCCCAGTCCCCGCCGTCCCTGTTTTCCCGTCGTCCCCCACCCCGTGGCCGACCTCGACCTCCCCAGAGGGGCCTGGGACGCCCTTTTGGCCCTTTTCCGCGATCAGCCCTTTGACTTTCTCCCCTGGCGCCCTATTCTCCTAGCAATCCAGTCTGTTTTTTGGACATGCCGTCCCGGCCACGTCTTCTCAACGTACCATTTTTGGGGACAGACCCATGCGAAAAACACGCCTTTTGATTGGCCTTCTTATGGCCGCCCTGGCCCTTCTCGCAACCCAAACCTCACAAGCCCAAACGGATACCCCTATGCAACCCACTGAAAAGACCGAAAGCGCCGTCTTCGCCGGAGGCTGTTTCTGGTGCCTTGAGGCGGCCATGGAGAAAAAGCCCGGCGTCATTGAGGCCGTCTCCGGCTATACCGGCGGCCACGACCCCGCCCCGACCTACGCCGCCGTGTCCACGGGGAAAACCGGCCACACGGAGGCGGTTCGCGTGGTCTACGACCCGGCGAAGATCTCCTACGAGGATCTGGTTCGCATCTTCTTCAAAAACATCGACCCCACGGACCCGGGCGGACAGTTCGCCGACCGGGGGTCGCAATACCGCACGGCGATCTATTACGCCGACGAAAACCAGAAGCGGATCGCCGAAAACGTCCGCGACGCCATGGCCGCCTCGGGCCGCTTCAAAAAGCCCCTGGACGTGCCCATTTTGCCCGTGGCCCCGTTTTATCCGGCCGAAGAGGAGCACCAGGACTATTACGCCAAGCATGCCGTGAGCTACGGCAATTACCACCGCTATTCCGGGCGCGGACCCTACCTGGACTCGCTCTGGGGCCCAGACGCGACGGACGCGACGGGCGCGACGGCCACTCCGGTCGCGCCGACTGCGCCGGACACACCCGCCCCGAAAACGGCCGCGCCGTCCGTCGGCTACGTCCGGCCAGACGACGCCGAACTGGAAAAGCGCCTGTCGCCCCTGGCCTTTGAGGTCACCCGCAAGGCAGGCACCGAACCGGCCTTCGGCAATCCCTACTGGAACGAGAAGCGGCCGGGAATCTACGTGGACGTGGTGTCCGGGGAGCCGCTTTTCAGCTCCGCCGACAAGTTCGATTCCGGCACCGGCTGGCCGAGCTTCACCCGGCCCATCGCCACGGGGGCCGTGGCCGCCCGGTCGGACGCCAGCCACGGCATGGCCCGCACCGAGGTCCGAAGCTCCCTGGCCGACTCCCACCTGGGGCATGTGTTCGACGACGGCCCCCGCCCCTCGGGCCAGCGGTATTGCATCAATTCGGCGGCGCTGCGCTTCATCCCCCTTAAGGAGATGGAGAAGGAGGGTTACGGCGCGCTTATCCCGCAGGTACAGGGGGGAGGGAAGTGATCAGATCCACTTCTTCCACTTGAACAAGCCAAAAAGCCCGCCGGACATGCACAGCATGATCCCGATGGCCATGGGATAGCCCAGGGGCCACTTGAGCTCGGGCATGAACTCGAAATTCATGCCGTAGACCCCGGCCACAAAGGTCATGGGCATAAAAAGCGTGGAGATGAGCGTCAAGACCTTCATGATGGCGTTTAAACGGAAGCTGATGGTGGACAGATAGATGTCCACCATGCCGCCCACGATGTCCAAAAGGCCCTCTACCGTGTCCATGACCTGGATCACGTGCTCGTAGAGGTCGCGGTAGTACAGCCGCGTCTGGGGGGAGAGCAGCTCGCTCTCCCTCTCGGCCAGCCGGGAAATCACCTCGCGCAGGGGCCAGATGCTTTTGCGCAGGTAGATGGTTTCGCGCTTGAGCTTGTGGATGACCTCCAGATCCGCCGGTTCGGGATTAGCCAGAAGCTTGTCCCCCAGATCCTCGATGTCCTCGCCCACCTTCTCCAGGCACACGAAATGCTCGTCCACCACGGCGTCGAGCAGGGCATAGAGCAGATAATCCGCGCCCATGCCCCGCACCCGCCCCCGGCCTGCGGCAATGCGGGCCCGCACCGCGTCGAAGGCGGGCACGTCCCCCTCGCGGAAGGTGGCCAGGGCCTGCCGCCCCAGAACGAAGCTGATCTGGCTTTCGCCCAGGGTCTTGGCCTGGGGATCGTACTGCCAGGCCTTGGTTACGAGGAACAGGTAATCCTCCATGTCCTCGAGCTTGGGGCGCTGCCCCACCTGCACGACGTCTTCCAGGATGAGCGGATGCACGCCGAAAAGCCCGCCCACCCGGCGTATGGCCTCGGGCTGGTGCAGCCCGGCCACGTCGATCCACATCTTTTCGCCGTCTTTGACCGGCAGGGACGGGAGCGTTTCCCCGCTGTCCGTGCCGGTCATCGCCACCCCCTGCGGCCCGTACACCATGGTGGCGATCGTGGTCGCCACGGCCGGGGCGTCGCCGGTATACTCCAGGGCATCCAGTGGTTTTCCGGCCTGGCGGGTCATGGTTTTCAAACGATGGCGCATGAGGTCTCCCCTTTCGCCGCAAGCGGGCGCTTCTGTGTCCGGCCTGGGTATGGCGCATAAAACATGGACTGTCGTCAAGAGGGTGCTCTGTGACATTCTTGGGAAAGCAGGGGAACCGAGCATGAAAATGCCCGGGCGGCCGCACTTCAACGGAAAAGGCCCCGGGCGGTACGGAGGCAGTCCGATCAGCCCCAAGGCGGGATAAACCCCTTGCGCGACCCGGGATTATGGGATAGTGGGCTTTCATCATGAGAATGGAAATCATTATTGTATTCGACTTTGCGGCGCCGACCGTCCCGGAAGACCCAGCCCGACGCCCCTCGCCTGTTCCCTCCAAACGCCCCTAAACCCTGCATCCTCAGGATTTTTTCAAGCGCCATGCACGCCACCGCCACCCTTCGCATCACCCACGCCCTGCCCGGACGTCTGCGCCTGAGACTGCGCCCGGCATCGCTTCTGTCCACAGCCGCCTCCGCCTGCGCCGACATCCCGGGCGTTCTCGACACCCGCAGCAACCCGGCCTGCGCCTGCCTGGTGGTGCGTTACGACCCGGCCCAAACGGCCCAGGAGGCCGTCCTGGCCGCCGTGCGGGCCGTCCTGCCCGCGCCGAAACGTCCGTTGCGGGCCGTAGACGCGGCCCCAACCCTCCCGGCCTGCGCCTGCGCCTGCCCGGAGAAAAAAACCTCCGGCGTGGGCCGCCAATTGGTGCGTTTTTTGTCCCTGACCGGGGTCATGAGCTACGTCTTCGTCAAGGAGGTGCTGCTCAAGGCCGCCGTGGCCCAGACCCTGATCTCCCCCCTGGGGCTTACGGCCCTGATCGCGGCCGCGCCGCTTCTGCGCGAGTCGGTGCGCCACGCCCGGCAAAAACGCTTCACCATGGAGGGCTTTCTGGCCGCCGGGTGCGTGGCTGCGGCCGCCGCCGGACAGGCGGTCACGGCCCTGGAGATTTTGTGGATCCACAGCGGCGCGGAGACCCTCAAGGCCTACATCGCCGAGCGTTCCCGGCGCTCCATCTCGGCCATTTTGGATCTCACGGCCAAAAACACCTTCATCCTGGCCGGAGAGGTGGAGGTGGAGGTGCCGGTGTCGGCGGTCAAGCCGCGCGACATCGTGGTCCTGCACACGGGCGAAAAGATCTCCGTGGACGGGCTGGTGGTCTCGGGCGAGGCCCTGGTGGACGAATCCCCCATCACCGGCCGGGCCGAACCCGAACACCGCGTGGCGGGCGACAAGGTGTTCGCCGGGGCCTACGTGCGCCAGGGCATCCTCCATGTCCGGGCCGAGTGCGTGGGCGACGCCACCTATCTGGCCCGAATCATGCGCCTGGTGGAAGACTCCCTGGAAAACAAGGCCGACATCGAGTCCACGGCCGACGACCTGGCCCGCCGACTCTTGAAAATCGGCATGTGGTCCACCCTGGGCACCCTGGTCGTGACCGGCAGCCTGTGGCGGGCCTTCACCGTGCTTCTGGTCATGGCCTGCCCCTGCGCCACGGTGCTGTCGGCCTCGACCGCCGTCAGCAGCGCCCTGGCCGCAGCGGCCAAACGCGGCATCCTCATCAAGGGCGGCCGCTACCTGGAGGAGGTCGGCAAGGCCGAGGTGGTCTGCTTCGACAAGACCGGCACCCTGACCACCAACCAGCCGCGCATCGAGGAGATCCTGAACTTCTCCGACCTCTCCGAGGACGAGCTTTTGCTGTGGGCCTATTCGGCGGAAATGCACAACCACCACCCCCTGGCCCTGGCCATCAGACACGAGGCGGTCTCCCGGGGCATCGACCCCCTGTCGCACATCGAATGCGACTTCACCCTGGGCAAAGGGGTCAAGGCCTTAATCGGCCACGACGTGATCCGCCTGGGCAACGCCCGCTACATCGACGAGGCGGGCATCATGACGGACCAGGTGCAGGCCCGGGTCCGGCCCCTTTCCGACCGGGGCCTGACGGTCATCTACCTGGCCAAAAACGACGCGGTGCTGGCCGCCTTGGGGTTCGCCAACGAACTTCGGCCCGACGCGGAAACGACCGTGGCCGAGCTTACCCGCACCGGCGTCTCCCAGGTGGCCCTGGTCACCGGGGACACGGAGAACACCGCCCTCACCCTGTGCCGGACGCTTCACATCGACCTGTGCCGCCACAGCGTCCTGCCCGAGCAGAAGGCGGACATCGTGCGCGAACTGCAGGACGGCGGCCGCCGGGTGATCATGGTCGGCGACGGCATCAACGACGCCCTGGCCCTGGCCGAGGCCGACATCGGCATCGCCATGAGCGCCGGGGGCTCGGACGTGGCCATCGAGGCCGCGGACATCGCGTTGGTGAAAGACGATCTGGCCGACATCCTCTACGTGCGGGACTTAAGCCGCCAGACCCTGCGCGTGGCCCGCCAGAACTTCTGGATCGCCACCTCCACCAACCTGGGCGGGGCCCTGGCCGGGGCCCTGGGGCTTTTGTCGCCGGTGGCCGCCGGGCTCATCCATATCGTGCACACCCTGGGGGTTTTGGCCAATTCCTCCCGGCTTCTGGCCCATCGCCCGCCCACCCTGGCGGTGGCGGCCGATCCGGCCGCGGCGACACCGGCCACGACGGATGACCTCCTCGTGCGTTCGAAGCAATAAATGAGAATGGAACCTACTTTCACTTGCATGGAATGCGCCGTCCTTCCCGGACCTGTCCAGCCCAGTCCAGGCCAGGCCAGGGCGGTAGACCAAGCGGCGGCGGAGCGCACACAGCCATGAATATCCAAGAGATGTTGGAACTGCGCCGGTTCATCACCGTGGCGCATCATGTGCCCGGACGCATCCGGCTCAAACTCGACCCGGCCGTCCGGTCCCACCCCAAGGCCATGGCCCTGGCGGCCCTGGCCGACAAGGGCAACGGCGCGTTTCGCGCCCGGCTCAACGTTCTGGCCCGGTCCCTGGTCCTGGAATACGACCCGGACCGCATTGACCCCAGGCTCGTGGAGGGCGTTTTCACCGAGGACGATCCGCAGGAAGCGGCGGCCTTGGCGGACGAGCTGTCTGCGGCCTTCGGCCTGACACCCAACGCGTAGAGGAGATCGAGAATGGAAAACACACCGTATCAGGAAGGGTTCGTCCCGGCCTACGCCGCCTCCGGCATGCCCATGCCCGCAGGCGTCCAGGCCGGATACGCCCCCGGGGCGGAGCAAGGCGGCGGCGAGGCCGGTTATGCCGGTTACGGCAGTCCAGCCGCCCCCATGGGTCCGCTTGGAGCACCGATGGAAGGCCAGACCATGACTGCGGCCGTCGCCGAGCCCTGCGCCGAATCCGGCGCCACGACTGACGAGGGCCAAAACAAGTACCAGTACATGGGCCAAAAACCGGCCCAGAGCCCTGTCCAGAAGGCGGCCACACCTGCCCCCGAGGCCCCTCAGGGTTACGCCGCCCAGGGCCCCGGCGGCTATGCGGCCCAAGGCCCCAGCGGCTACGCCAAGGGATATTTCCAGCCTGCCCCGGGCCAGCCCGAGGCTCCAAAACCCCAGGCTGCGACGATCGCGCCGGTCGGGCATGTCTGCTCCTGCGGCGACCATGAGGCCCCGCAGGCCCCGGGCAAACCCGAGGCCGTCCCCGGGGCGCAGTACGCTGCGCCGCAAGGACCGCAGTACGCCACCCAGCAGGGCGCACAGTATGCCGCCCCCCAAGGACCGCAGTACGCCGCTCCGCAGGGACCGCAGTATGCGCCCCAGTACGGTCAGCAGTACGCCGCTCCCCAAGGCCCCCAGTATGCGCCGCAGTTCGGCGCACAGTACGCCGCTCCCCAGGGACCGCAGTACGCCGCCCAGCCGGGCGCGCAATACGGCCAGCAGTACGCCACCCCTCAGGGACCGCAATATGCCGCCCCACAGGGACCGCAGTATGCCCCCCAGCCGGGCGCGCAATACGCCCCCGGGCCGGAGGCCGCCGCGTCCCACGAGCATGAAGAGGGCGAGGACAAAAAGAGCCATTGCCACGGCCATGGCGGACACGAGCAACAGGAGCAGCAGGCCCAGCCCGGCTTTTTCGGCTTTCCCGGCTTCGGCGGGTTCTCCGGCGCGGCCGGTTCTCCCAGCGAAGACCCCAAGCACCTGG
Above is a genomic segment from Desulfolutivibrio sulfodismutans DSM 3696 containing:
- the msrB gene encoding peptide-methionine (R)-S-oxide reductase MsrB, yielding MQPTEKTESAVFAGGCFWCLEAAMEKKPGVIEAVSGYTGGHDPAPTYAAVSTGKTGHTEAVRVVYDPAKISYEDLVRIFFKNIDPTDPGGQFADRGSQYRTAIYYADENQKRIAENVRDAMAASGRFKKPLDVPILPVAPFYPAEEEHQDYYAKHAVSYGNYHRYSGRGPYLDSLWGPDATDATGATATPVAPTAPDTPAPKTAAPSVGYVRPDDAELEKRLSPLAFEVTRKAGTEPAFGNPYWNEKRPGIYVDVVSGEPLFSSADKFDSGTGWPSFTRPIATGAVAARSDASHGMARTEVRSSLADSHLGHVFDDGPRPSGQRYCINSAALRFIPLKEMEKEGYGALIPQVQGGGK
- the corA gene encoding magnesium/cobalt transporter CorA, with translation MRHRLKTMTRQAGKPLDALEYTGDAPAVATTIATMVYGPQGVAMTGTDSGETLPSLPVKDGEKMWIDVAGLHQPEAIRRVGGLFGVHPLILEDVVQVGQRPKLEDMEDYLFLVTKAWQYDPQAKTLGESQISFVLGRQALATFREGDVPAFDAVRARIAAGRGRVRGMGADYLLYALLDAVVDEHFVCLEKVGEDIEDLGDKLLANPEPADLEVIHKLKRETIYLRKSIWPLREVISRLAERESELLSPQTRLYYRDLYEHVIQVMDTVEGLLDIVGGMVDIYLSTISFRLNAIMKVLTLISTLFMPMTFVAGVYGMNFEFMPELKWPLGYPMAIGIMLCMSGGLFGLFKWKKWI
- a CDS encoding heavy metal translocating P-type ATPase translates to MHATATLRITHALPGRLRLRLRPASLLSTAASACADIPGVLDTRSNPACACLVVRYDPAQTAQEAVLAAVRAVLPAPKRPLRAVDAAPTLPACACACPEKKTSGVGRQLVRFLSLTGVMSYVFVKEVLLKAAVAQTLISPLGLTALIAAAPLLRESVRHARQKRFTMEGFLAAGCVAAAAAGQAVTALEILWIHSGAETLKAYIAERSRRSISAILDLTAKNTFILAGEVEVEVPVSAVKPRDIVVLHTGEKISVDGLVVSGEALVDESPITGRAEPEHRVAGDKVFAGAYVRQGILHVRAECVGDATYLARIMRLVEDSLENKADIESTADDLARRLLKIGMWSTLGTLVVTGSLWRAFTVLLVMACPCATVLSASTAVSSALAAAAKRGILIKGGRYLEEVGKAEVVCFDKTGTLTTNQPRIEEILNFSDLSEDELLLWAYSAEMHNHHPLALAIRHEAVSRGIDPLSHIECDFTLGKGVKALIGHDVIRLGNARYIDEAGIMTDQVQARVRPLSDRGLTVIYLAKNDAVLAALGFANELRPDAETTVAELTRTGVSQVALVTGDTENTALTLCRTLHIDLCRHSVLPEQKADIVRELQDGGRRVIMVGDGINDALALAEADIGIAMSAGGSDVAIEAADIALVKDDLADILYVRDLSRQTLRVARQNFWIATSTNLGGALAGALGLLSPVAAGLIHIVHTLGVLANSSRLLAHRPPTLAVAADPAAATPATTDDLLVRSKQ
- a CDS encoding heavy-metal-associated domain-containing protein, whose amino-acid sequence is MNIQEMLELRRFITVAHHVPGRIRLKLDPAVRSHPKAMALAALADKGNGAFRARLNVLARSLVLEYDPDRIDPRLVEGVFTEDDPQEAAALADELSAAFGLTPNA